The Candidatus Omnitrophota bacterium genome contains a region encoding:
- a CDS encoding phosphoribosylaminoimidazolesuccinocarboxamide synthase, producing MEKKNQVYEGKAKILFETDSPDFLIQYFKDDATAFNAQKKGTIEQKGIFNNKISTRIFEYLESEGIPTHFEKTLNDREMLVKKVEIVPIEVIIRNVAAGSLCRLLNLEEGMKLKNPILDFCYKEDSLNDPLVSEYHIRALGWATDEEVKQMKEYVFKINDLMRKFFLDINLDLIDFKVEFGRFKGKIILADEISPDTCRLWEVGTGKRLDKDRFRKDLGNVEEAYKEVLSRVVK from the coding sequence ATGGAAAAGAAAAATCAGGTTTATGAAGGCAAAGCAAAGATTCTTTTTGAAACAGATTCTCCAGATTTCTTGATTCAGTATTTTAAAGATGACGCAACAGCCTTTAATGCTCAGAAGAAAGGAACTATTGAACAAAAAGGAATCTTTAATAACAAAATTTCAACTCGAATATTTGAGTATCTTGAATCTGAAGGTATTCCGACGCATTTTGAAAAAACGCTCAATGATCGAGAGATGCTTGTTAAGAAAGTCGAAATTGTTCCTATTGAAGTTATTATCCGTAATGTTGCAGCGGGCTCTTTGTGTCGATTGCTTAATCTTGAAGAAGGCATGAAGCTTAAAAATCCTATTTTGGATTTTTGTTACAAAGAAGATTCTTTGAATGATCCTTTAGTCAGTGAATACCATATTCGTGCGTTAGGATGGGCTACGGATGAAGAAGTTAAGCAGATGAAGGAATACGTTTTTAAGATTAATGATTTGATGAGGAAATTCTTTTTAGACATCAATCTTGATTTAATTGATTTTAAAGTTGAGTTTGGTCGTTTTAAGGGAAAAATTATTTTAGCTGATGAAATTTCTCCTGATACTTGTCGTTTATGGGAGGTTGGCACAGGTAAAAGATTAGATAAAGATCGCTTTCGAAAGGACCTCGGGAATGTGGAAGAGGCCTATAAAGAAGTGTTAAGCAGAGTTGTTAAATAA
- the purB gene encoding adenylosuccinate lyase — translation MIERYTLSKIGNIWSEKHKLDIMLKIEILACEAMAKLKLIPKKSMENIKKKAKYDLDEVKKIEEKTKHDVVAFIVNVGQSIGPDARYLHMGLTSSDLLDTSLSVQCVETCDVLLSDIDKTLKALKKQAKKYKDTICVARSHGVHAEPTTFGLKLAVWYDEMVRNEERLQQARESLRIGKLSGAVGTYANVDPSVEEYVCQKLGLKAANVATQIIQRDIHCQFLNTIAIIGCSLDKFATEIRHLQKTEILEVEEPFFKGQIGSSAMPHKRNPITCERISGLARLLRANVIAGFENINLWHERDISHSSVERIILPDSTMALHYMFSKFIPVLEGLLVYPKNMIQNLTKTRGLIYSQRILLELMRKGLTRDDAYDIIQRCAMQVWQETSDFRDVLKRDRKLRKHMGPGAIDACFDVKYYIRHRDKIFKKVGL, via the coding sequence ATGATAGAACGTTATACCTTGTCGAAGATAGGAAATATTTGGTCTGAAAAACATAAACTAGATATTATGCTAAAGATTGAGATTTTAGCTTGTGAGGCTATGGCCAAGTTAAAGCTTATTCCTAAGAAATCTATGGAGAATATCAAGAAGAAGGCCAAATACGATCTTGACGAAGTTAAAAAAATCGAGGAGAAGACAAAGCATGATGTTGTGGCTTTTATTGTCAACGTCGGCCAAAGCATTGGCCCTGATGCTCGATATCTTCATATGGGCTTAACGTCTTCCGATCTTTTAGATACATCGCTCTCTGTGCAGTGCGTTGAAACTTGTGATGTTTTATTATCAGATATTGATAAAACCTTAAAGGCATTAAAGAAACAAGCTAAAAAATATAAAGATACAATTTGTGTTGCTCGTTCTCATGGTGTGCACGCTGAGCCAACAACTTTTGGATTGAAATTAGCTGTTTGGTATGACGAAATGGTGCGCAATGAAGAGCGTTTGCAGCAAGCTAGAGAAAGCTTGCGCATTGGAAAACTTTCAGGTGCTGTAGGGACATACGCAAACGTGGATCCATCGGTTGAAGAGTATGTCTGTCAGAAGTTAGGTTTGAAGGCTGCGAATGTAGCCACTCAGATTATTCAGAGAGATATTCATTGTCAGTTTTTAAATACGATAGCTATTATTGGTTGTTCTTTAGATAAATTTGCGACTGAAATTCGTCATTTGCAGAAGACAGAAATTTTAGAAGTCGAAGAACCTTTCTTTAAGGGACAGATTGGATCTTCTGCGATGCCGCATAAGAGAAACCCAATTACTTGCGAGAGAATTTCTGGGTTGGCTCGTCTTTTAAGAGCAAATGTTATAGCTGGCTTTGAAAATATTAATCTTTGGCACGAACGGGATATTAGTCATTCTTCTGTCGAACGTATCATTTTACCGGATAGTACGATGGCGCTTCATTATATGTTTAGTAAATTTATTCCTGTTTTAGAGGGGTTATTGGTTTATCCAAAGAACATGATCCAAAATTTAACTAAAACTCGAGGGCTTATTTATTCGCAGAGAATTCTTTTAGAGCTTATGAGAAAAGGATTAACACGAGATGATGCATATGACATTATTCAGCGATGTGCGATGCAAGTTTGGCAAGAAACTTCAGATTTTAGAGATGTTCTTAAGCGTGATCGAAAGCTTCGTAAGCATATGGGGCCGGGCGCGATTGACGCATGTTTTGATGTGAAATATTATATTCGTCACAGAGATAAGATTTTTAAGAAAGTTGGACTTTAA
- a CDS encoding DUF2059 domain-containing protein, with the protein MKKFLILSVSMFILYYSASIVFAETVYLKNGRVVTGVIVEKTERQIKIEANGLLLTYYLDEIERIGDGASSSEQVVAVPKKTKSLSGDSKNLALRYMEAAGVKENMRKTFDNVIAQSPEEDRDKLAQAFNVEDIVLQLVPIYEKYFSDKELQDLINFYESPTGRKVLEVNPMILQDSMDVSYKYFQGKLE; encoded by the coding sequence ATGAAAAAATTTTTAATTTTAAGTGTAAGTATGTTTATTTTATATTATTCGGCTTCCATTGTGTTTGCAGAAACAGTTTACCTCAAGAATGGACGTGTTGTTACAGGTGTGATCGTTGAGAAAACAGAGCGCCAAATTAAAATTGAGGCTAATGGTCTTTTGTTGACTTACTATCTCGATGAGATTGAACGCATCGGCGATGGGGCATCTTCGTCTGAACAGGTGGTGGCTGTGCCCAAAAAGACAAAAAGTCTTTCAGGGGATAGTAAAAATTTAGCTCTGCGCTATATGGAAGCTGCTGGGGTTAAGGAAAATATGCGTAAAACTTTTGACAATGTGATTGCTCAATCGCCTGAGGAGGATAGGGATAAATTGGCACAGGCATTTAATGTAGAAGATATTGTTCTTCAGCTCGTACCGATTTATGAGAAATATTTTAGCGATAAAGAACTTCAAGACTTGATTAATTTTTATGAAAGTCCAACCGGGCGCAAGGTTTTAGAGGTTAATCCCATGATTTTGCAAGACAGTATGGACGTAAGTTACAAATATTTTCAGGGAAAACTCGAATAG
- a CDS encoding polyprenyl synthetase family protein: MIETYKKNIDKNLQAFLEKIKKEYKFHLVYPILFESIKDFCSRKGKRIRPLLMILSYQGYAKKRVSPKNLYTASSCLELLHNFMLIHDDIIDCSDLRRGKPTIHKILSKTVKTNDKEKLGQDLAIVAGDIVYALAIDAFLSINENHQRKEQALKYFIQTAAFTAMGEFIDIVHGFKKVSHIKEKDVFLNYSLKTARYTFECPLIIGAILAGAQKKEIKKLSRLGLLTGQAFQIQDDILGVFATQKNIGKSILSDIAEFKKTILVCHAYRELSGQKKKNFIKCFEKPKKTYSDLTAIRKIFIESGSLQYSLKKMNSLIEESKEILKKLRIKPEHKHYIETALFKLFEQSQHTMNTIPFET, from the coding sequence ATGATTGAAACTTACAAAAAAAATATCGACAAGAACCTTCAAGCTTTTTTAGAAAAAATTAAGAAAGAATATAAATTTCATCTAGTCTACCCAATTCTTTTTGAAAGCATCAAAGACTTCTGTTCGCGTAAAGGAAAACGCATTCGTCCTCTTTTAATGATTTTAAGCTATCAAGGCTACGCAAAAAAAAGAGTCTCCCCAAAAAACCTTTATACCGCTTCTTCTTGCCTTGAACTTTTACATAATTTCATGCTGATCCATGATGACATTATTGACTGCTCTGATTTAAGGCGTGGAAAACCAACCATTCACAAAATTCTTTCCAAAACAGTTAAAACGAACGATAAAGAAAAGCTTGGCCAAGATCTAGCGATTGTTGCAGGCGACATTGTTTACGCCCTTGCCATTGATGCTTTTTTATCAATTAATGAAAATCATCAGCGCAAAGAGCAAGCTTTAAAATATTTTATTCAAACAGCCGCCTTTACCGCTATGGGAGAATTTATTGATATCGTTCACGGGTTTAAAAAAGTTAGCCATATTAAAGAAAAAGATGTCTTTTTAAATTACAGCTTAAAAACAGCTCGATACACTTTTGAATGCCCGCTAATCATTGGAGCGATTTTGGCCGGAGCCCAAAAGAAAGAAATCAAAAAACTTTCCCGATTAGGACTCCTTACGGGCCAAGCCTTTCAAATCCAAGACGACATATTAGGTGTTTTTGCAACACAAAAAAATATCGGAAAATCAATTCTTAGTGATATCGCTGAATTTAAAAAAACAATTCTTGTTTGCCATGCCTATCGCGAACTTTCAGGACAAAAAAAGAAAAACTTTATTAAATGTTTTGAAAAGCCTAAAAAAACCTACTCAGATTTAACAGCCATTAGAAAGATATTTATTGAATCCGGCAGCCTTCAATATAGCCTAAAAAAAATGAACTCTCTTATTGAGGAATCAAAAGAAATTCTTAAGAAACTTAGAATAAAACCAGAACACAAACACTATATTGAAACCGCCCTTTTTAAACTGTTTGAACAGTCGCAACATACGATGAACACAATACCGTTTGAAACTTAA
- the hemW gene encoding radical SAM family heme chaperone HemW gives MIKNFSSIYIHIPFCKQKCFFCSFVISVAKNHRVNQYLDSLNSEMKKHSKKKIKTIYIGGGTPSFLDERQIKKLFYMIKDNFVIDKKCEITFEINPDLIDLKKAKLLRSLGVNRVSLGAQSFSNKYLKFLGRTHCCSDIRKSFFILRKAGFSNINLDFMYGFPGQTTQELAIDLKKMVDLKSEHLSLYTLTIDPHSKFYRTKVILPTGDALARFYVFVVKFLEKKGFCQYEISNFASDKKQSLHNCIYWNGGNYVGFGVGAHSHLDGERYWNVSKLYDYIVLMQKKKSSVEGKEKLSVRLRMMESLLIGLRMNKGVKIGVLEKRFGQKISSEKKKKIECFISDGFFELKGGVLCCTMKGRLVLDEISARLI, from the coding sequence ATGATAAAGAATTTTTCTTCTATTTATATTCATATTCCTTTCTGCAAACAAAAATGCTTTTTTTGTTCTTTTGTTATTAGTGTTGCAAAAAATCATCGTGTTAATCAATATTTAGATAGTTTAAATTCAGAAATGAAGAAGCATTCAAAGAAAAAAATAAAAACAATTTATATTGGAGGAGGGACTCCGAGCTTTTTGGATGAAAGACAAATAAAAAAACTTTTTTATATGATTAAAGATAATTTTGTTATTGATAAAAAATGCGAAATCACATTTGAGATAAATCCTGATTTAATTGATTTAAAGAAAGCGAAATTACTAAGATCCTTGGGGGTTAATCGGGTCAGCTTAGGTGCGCAAAGTTTTAGCAATAAATATTTGAAATTCTTAGGACGAACACATTGTTGTAGCGATATCAGAAAATCTTTTTTTATTCTACGCAAGGCTGGATTTTCAAATATTAATCTTGATTTTATGTATGGTTTTCCAGGACAGACTACTCAAGAGCTTGCGATTGATCTTAAAAAGATGGTGGATTTAAAAAGCGAACATCTTTCTCTTTATACGTTAACGATTGATCCGCATAGTAAGTTTTATCGGACAAAAGTAATTCTTCCTACAGGGGATGCTTTGGCAAGATTTTATGTTTTCGTTGTTAAGTTTCTTGAAAAAAAAGGATTTTGCCAGTATGAAATTAGCAATTTTGCATCAGATAAAAAGCAATCGTTGCATAATTGTATTTATTGGAATGGTGGGAATTATGTTGGTTTTGGCGTCGGCGCGCACTCTCATTTGGACGGAGAGCGCTATTGGAATGTTTCGAAACTTTATGATTATATTGTCTTGATGCAGAAAAAGAAATCTTCTGTTGAGGGAAAAGAGAAGCTAAGTGTTCGTCTTCGTATGATGGAAAGCTTGTTGATTGGGTTGCGGATGAATAAAGGCGTTAAGATCGGTGTCCTCGAGAAGAGATTTGGGCAAAAAATATCCTCTGAAAAGAAAAAGAAAATCGAGTGTTTTATCAGTGACGGTTTTTTTGAGCTCAAGGGAGGCGTTCTTTGTTGCACGATGAAAGGACGGCTTGTTCTAGATGAGATTTCGGCCAGATTAATTTAG